Proteins from a genomic interval of Dermacentor variabilis isolate Ectoservices chromosome 8, ASM5094787v1, whole genome shotgun sequence:
- the LOC142590241 gene encoding amine sulfotransferase-like isoform X2, which yields MLCSKQPFVQDVDGDLYNVHFNPDIIREAIAFKPRPGDVIEVSYASSGTRWMQQMIQLVVYKGNSATSYDEFVKRCLLLEHLGKRVDAVTSMPRLIHTHIRPGKLATMAEAKYVYVARNPWDVCCSSYGASMKLRELTERMSFEDYVSMFLDGRVTVGPYFEHVHAGYVRRRDPNFFFVTYEEMVTDCGGVVLRLADFLDCDYGESLRTNPELLSDVVRKCSASYMSTLLSMPKEQFIKLVFKNPNLSHETALRKTKDVEEVVSGVRKAKVGNWRDAFSKAALRMTIEKINTTPQAAFVKELWKDMYAEVVNSAM from the coding sequence ATGCTTTGCAGCAAACAACCGTTTGTGCAGGACGTTGATGGCGACCTCTACAACGTTCACTTCAACCCGGACATCATTCGCGAAGCCATCGCTTTCAAGCCCCGCCCAGGTGACGTCATTGAGGTGAGCTACGCGTCTTCGGGAACCCGATGGATGCAGCAGATGATACAACTGGTCGTTTACAAGGGCAACAGCGCCACGTCGTATGACGAGTTCGTCAAAAGGTGTCTACTGCTCGAGCATCTTGGCAAACGAGTGGACGCAGTGACGTCAATGCCGCGGCTAATACACACGCACATCCGTCCTGGAAAGCTTGCAACCATGGCGGAGGCCAAGTACGTCTACGTCGCTCGAAACCCATGGGACGTTTGCTGCTCATCGTATGGTGCCTCCATGAAACTACGGGAACTCACTGAGCGAATGTCCTTTGAGGACTACGTGTCCATGTTTCTCGACGGGCGCGTCACCGTTGGTCCGTACTTTGAGCACGTGCATGCTGGCTACGTGAGAAGAAGGGATCCGAACTTTTTCTTCGTGACATACGAAGAGATGGTGACGGACTGCGGTGGCGTTGTCCTGCGGCTGGCGGACTTTTTGGATTGCGACTACGGCGAATCGCTTCGCACAAATCCGGAACTCCTGAGCGATGTCGTCAGGAAGTGTAGCGCCTCCTATATGAGCACTCTCTTAAGTATGCCCAAGGAGCAGTTTATTAAGCTTGTGTTCAAGAACCCGAATCTCTCACACGAGACTGCTTTGAGAAAGACGAAAGACGTGGAAGAGGTTGTGTCCGGTGTTAGAAAGGCGAAGGTCGGGAACTGGAGAGACGCATTTAGTAAGGCCGCGCTGAGAATGACAATAGAGAAGATAAACACAACTCCGCAGGCGGCATTCGTGAAGGAACTGTGGAAAGATATGTATGCCGAAGTTGTGAACTCAGCTATGTAA
- the LOC142590241 gene encoding amine sulfotransferase-like isoform X1, with protein MHPPALFCGTHSCHSSSLKTEMLCSKQPFVQDVDGDLYNVHFNPDIIREAIAFKPRPGDVIEVSYASSGTRWMQQMIQLVVYKGNSATSYDEFVKRCLLLEHLGKRVDAVTSMPRLIHTHIRPGKLATMAEAKYVYVARNPWDVCCSSYGASMKLRELTERMSFEDYVSMFLDGRVTVGPYFEHVHAGYVRRRDPNFFFVTYEEMVTDCGGVVLRLADFLDCDYGESLRTNPELLSDVVRKCSASYMSTLLSMPKEQFIKLVFKNPNLSHETALRKTKDVEEVVSGVRKAKVGNWRDAFSKAALRMTIEKINTTPQAAFVKELWKDMYAEVVNSAM; from the coding sequence TCATCAAGTTTGAAGACCGAAATGCTTTGCAGCAAACAACCGTTTGTGCAGGACGTTGATGGCGACCTCTACAACGTTCACTTCAACCCGGACATCATTCGCGAAGCCATCGCTTTCAAGCCCCGCCCAGGTGACGTCATTGAGGTGAGCTACGCGTCTTCGGGAACCCGATGGATGCAGCAGATGATACAACTGGTCGTTTACAAGGGCAACAGCGCCACGTCGTATGACGAGTTCGTCAAAAGGTGTCTACTGCTCGAGCATCTTGGCAAACGAGTGGACGCAGTGACGTCAATGCCGCGGCTAATACACACGCACATCCGTCCTGGAAAGCTTGCAACCATGGCGGAGGCCAAGTACGTCTACGTCGCTCGAAACCCATGGGACGTTTGCTGCTCATCGTATGGTGCCTCCATGAAACTACGGGAACTCACTGAGCGAATGTCCTTTGAGGACTACGTGTCCATGTTTCTCGACGGGCGCGTCACCGTTGGTCCGTACTTTGAGCACGTGCATGCTGGCTACGTGAGAAGAAGGGATCCGAACTTTTTCTTCGTGACATACGAAGAGATGGTGACGGACTGCGGTGGCGTTGTCCTGCGGCTGGCGGACTTTTTGGATTGCGACTACGGCGAATCGCTTCGCACAAATCCGGAACTCCTGAGCGATGTCGTCAGGAAGTGTAGCGCCTCCTATATGAGCACTCTCTTAAGTATGCCCAAGGAGCAGTTTATTAAGCTTGTGTTCAAGAACCCGAATCTCTCACACGAGACTGCTTTGAGAAAGACGAAAGACGTGGAAGAGGTTGTGTCCGGTGTTAGAAAGGCGAAGGTCGGGAACTGGAGAGACGCATTTAGTAAGGCCGCGCTGAGAATGACAATAGAGAAGATAAACACAACTCCGCAGGCGGCATTCGTGAAGGAACTGTGGAAAGATATGTATGCCGAAGTTGTGAACTCAGCTATGTAA